AATTCTTAGCGATAAATCTAAAAAAGGTTTATTTATTTCTAGGAATGAAGAAGAGGTAAGACTTAGAATAACTGATTCTTTCATGACTGATTCTAAAGCCGAATGTGAGGGAAGAGTTATACTTGACGGAATACACTTGTTAAAGACTAGTTTTGTAAGATTAGATGATTATAAATTAGGAACTGCCGCGAAGAGTTTTTCTGATTCTTATAAGTTAATAGGTGACGAGAATAAAGGTGAAGAAATAGAGGAATCTTATAAGAGTAATCCTCAAAAATTAGTTGATTATAATTTGATGGATTCAAAGTTAGTTCTTGATATTCTTAAGAATTCTGGCACTATGGAATTAACAATTCTTAGAAGTAAATTGACAGGTATGCCTCTTGATAGAGTGAGAGCCAGCATAGCTAGTTTTGATTCTTTGTACATAAGGAATTTGCATGAACGAGGATTTGTTGGTCCTAACATGAAGTATTTTAATAGAGAAGAAAGAACTACTGGTGGATTCGTTATGAATTCAGAACCTGGAATTTATGATTATGTATTAGTTTGTGATTTTAAAAGTCTTTATCCTAGTATCATGAGAACTTTCAATATTGATCCTTTAATGTTTGTTCCTGATTGTTCAAAAAAAGATTTGATAAAAGCTCCTAATGGTGCTTGTTTTAAACGAGAACAAGGAATACTTCCTTTAATATTGGAGGATTTGTGGAGTGAAAGAGAAAAAGCAAGATTAAGAAATGATTCTTTAACTAGACAAGCTATAAAGATATTAATGAATAGCATGTACGGCGTATTAGCAAGTCCTAATTGTAGATTTTATAGCACGGACATGGCTAACGCGATTACTCATTTTGGTCATTTGCTTCTTAAGAAAACAAAAGAAATACTTGAAGAAAAAGGTTACAAAGTTATTTATGGAGATACTGATAGTGTTTTTATTTCTGTTAAAGACACAACTAATGAAGATGCTAAAATAACAGGTGAAGAGATACAAAGATTCGTTAATGATTTCTTTACGAAGTACTTAAAAGATAATTACGGTGTTGAAAGCAAAATAGAAATGGAATTTGAAAAGACTTTCAAAAAGTTTTTTTTACCAAGAGTTAGAGGAAGCGAGGAAGGTGCAAAGAAAAGATATGCAGGCTTGCTTATTAGTAAGAGTGAAGAAAAAATAGATTTTACAGGATTAGAATTTGTTAGAAGAGATTGGACCGAAGTAAGTAAGAAATTTCAATTGGAGTTATTAGAAAAAACATTTAAAGAAGAAAATCCTGAGGAGTACATAAAAACGTTTGTTAATGATTTAAAAAAAGGAAAATACGATTCTTTGTTAGTGTATAGGAAAGCGTTAAGAAAAGATGTTGATGAATACACTAAGACGACGCCTCCACACGTTAAAGCAGCCAAGTTACTTGATAAAATAACCAGTAACATAATCGATTACGTTATAACAGTTGAAGGTCCTGAGCCTGTGCAGAAACAAAAAAACAAGATAGATTACGAGCATTACATAGATAAACAAATTAAGCCTTTAGCAGATTCGATTCTTTGTTTTTACGAAACGAGTTTTGATGAAGTGATAGCAGGAAGTCAACAAAAAACTTTAGGCGGTTGGTAATTAAACTAATTTGACGAAGCCGTCTTCTGGAGAAAATATGAATTTGTCTTTAAGCAATTCTTCAAGAATTCTAAGAGTTTCATTTTCACTAATACCTTCCATACGAGTTTCAATAATTATTTCTTCAACTTGAATCTTCTTACCTTTAGAACCACTCATTTCTCTTAATAAATTCATCATTTTTATTTTAGAATCAACACTGCTTTCTTCCATTATTTTAGAAGCCATCATTCTTTGAATTCTTAATAAGTCATCAAAATCGCTCGGATTCATTTTACATAAAGCTAAATCAAGCCTTTTGCTAATTAAACGCTTGAAATAAGCAACCCCTTAATCACAGAATAATCCATAAAACATTATAAATATTTTGTTATTAGTATACAAAAAGCATCACTAGGTTCACAAAAATGACTCACAGAAATACGGAAAAAAAAGAATACTTATATAAACACTGAGCGCGAACTAACAAGAATGGTACAAGCATATTGCGTAAAATGTAAAGAGAAAGGCGTAACGATGAATAACCCAGTCATACACGTGACTCCTAAAGGAGGATACATGGCTAAAGGGAGCTGCCCAAAATGCACAACTACACTGTGCGCTATGATGTCAAAAGACAACGCAGAAGCAGCAATAAATTCAGGCGAAGCCAAGAAGAATTAAGAACGAGACGTCATACGAGTATGATAATCACTTAATTTTTTTAACAAAGCTTTTTTTTCAACAACACCTAGAGATAGGTTGTTGACTATTTTTTCAAAAGAAAAATCAAGACTTAAAAAATTACTTCTAAGAATTCTTCCCGCTTGTTCAGCTTGAACACTTAACTCTTTAGCAGTAGAAGAACCAAAAATATTAGTAGCAGGTAACTTCGTGAAACCATTCGCGCCTGCTTCTAAAAAAAACTTAATTTCAGGAATCCTAGATACAGCCGTACCCGCCATTATCTCAATCAAAGGAAAATCAATGCGCGTACGAGCAATCCACTCAACGACGTCCTCAGGCGCAGGACCATTACTGTAAGGCGTGCCCCTAACAGGTCTTAACGCGTAATAAGTAATCCTGTCAATTTTGTAAT
This portion of the Candidatus Woesearchaeota archaeon genome encodes:
- a CDS encoding DNA polymerase II, which translates into the protein MSQKQECEGFIINSVYKIENKESFVYCYGRLKNKKSFCFKKRIKPYFYVKLKDKEKINKFLSVEFEETQLKSFSEELLVKVLFDNQSDLNDSKKLLDKEGFVSYEADIKPEYRFLMDNDLLGSVFISGDVSKSDLLVDSFFEEPIISKGSWIPGFEDLKILAIDIETSMDSEKLYCVSLVQNTGEEEVLIVGKKGLKKSTCCESEIDLLNTLKERILKIDPDVITGWNLIDFDLKILSDKSKKGLFISRNEEEVRLRITDSFMTDSKAECEGRVILDGIHLLKTSFVRLDDYKLGTAAKSFSDSYKLIGDENKGEEIEESYKSNPQKLVDYNLMDSKLVLDILKNSGTMELTILRSKLTGMPLDRVRASIASFDSLYIRNLHERGFVGPNMKYFNREERTTGGFVMNSEPGIYDYVLVCDFKSLYPSIMRTFNIDPLMFVPDCSKKDLIKAPNGACFKREQGILPLILEDLWSEREKARLRNDSLTRQAIKILMNSMYGVLASPNCRFYSTDMANAITHFGHLLLKKTKEILEEKGYKVIYGDTDSVFISVKDTTNEDAKITGEEIQRFVNDFFTKYLKDNYGVESKIEMEFEKTFKKFFLPRVRGSEEGAKKRYAGLLISKSEEKIDFTGLEFVRRDWTEVSKKFQLELLEKTFKEENPEEYIKTFVNDLKKGKYDSLLVYRKALRKDVDEYTKTTPPHVKAAKLLDKITSNIIDYVITVEGPEPVQKQKNKIDYEHYIDKQIKPLADSILCFYETSFDEVIAGSQQKTLGGW